The segment AAAAAATACTTGCCCCGTTGAAATATTCGGCCACTATCCGGACACACAAATCAGTCCGTTTTCGCGCAAGCGCGCCTTTGATTTTTATGGGACGAATTTACAACGACATTGTCGAGACCGTCGGCAGCACGCCACTGGTGAGACTTAACAGAGTGACGGCGGGGGTGCCGGCGACCATTCTATTGAAATGCGAATTCTTCAATCCGCTCGGCAGCGTCAAGGACCGCATCGGCATGGCGATGATCGAAGACGCCGAGCGGCGGAAGATCATCGACAAAGAGACGACGATCATCGAACCGACGAGTGGCAATACGGGTATCGCACTGGCGTTTGTGGCAGCCGCGAAGGGTTACAAACTCATTCTTACGATGCCTGAGACCATGTCGATTGAGAGGCGCACCCTGCTGGCGATGCTCGGCGCGAAACTCGTATTGACGCCGGGCGCCGAAGGAATGAAGGGCGCGATCGCCAAGGCCGAGCAACTCGCCAAAGAGACGCCGAAATCCTGGATACCCCAGCAGTTTGAAAATCCGGCGAATCCCGAAATCCATCGCAAAACGACGGCCGAAGAAATCTGGGCCGACACGGATGGTCAGGTGGACATCGTGGTATCGGCGGTGGGAACCGGAGGAACGATCACCGGCTGCTACGAAGTGATCAAACCGCGCA is part of the Candidatus Angelobacter sp. genome and harbors:
- the cysK gene encoding cysteine synthase A; the protein is MGRIYNDIVETVGSTPLVRLNRVTAGVPATILLKCEFFNPLGSVKDRIGMAMIEDAERRKIIDKETTIIEPTSGNTGIALAFVAAAKGYKLILTMPETMSIERRTLLAMLGAKLVLTPGAEGMKGAIAKAEQLAKETPKSWIPQQFENPANPEIHRKTTAEEIWADTDGQVDIVVSAVGTGGTITGCYEVIKPRKPSFQAVAVEPKDSPVISQSLAGQPLKPGPHKIQGTGAGFIPRNLHLKDGKGNPQIAECILVTNEDAFAMARRLAKEEGILAGISSGANVWAAIELAKRPENKGKMIVTVACSTGERYLSTPLAAEAKAEVGG